GTATAAATACCACTTATTGATATTAAATTTTTTTCTGCCATAAAAATAAAGCTAAGCATAAAAGCCCAACCAAAAGTATAAACTATAGCTTTTTTATCTCCTTTTAAAATAGAAATAACTCCTAATAATGTAGGTATTAAAAAACTAATATAAAAAGGCATATACTCATAAAGTAACGAGTAATTTAGAACAAGAATTATTCCTATATCTATAAAATTTATAAATAAAAAAAGCTTTATTATAAAAAGAGCAGAAGGGTATATTTTTTTAATATTTAATATCTCTTTTGCAAAGAGTATAGTGAAAATAAAACTAAGATTTTCAAAAATATCTATTACTGTTTGTGCAAAAACTGAAGGATAGGGTTTAAAACTAACAATCATAAAACCAAATAAAGATAAAAGAACAAAAAGTTGCATAGTTGAATAAAAAAGAAAACATCTCTTTTTCATAGAAAGATAAATGATAAAATAGTAAAGTGCTGCACAAAAGATTATTCCATAAGCTAAACCATAAATAATACCTTCAATAGGAAGAAGGTATTTATATTCAAATTCACTAATTGCTTTTAACCTAAAACCTACTCTTTTAGGATTTTCATACTTATAAAAAAAGAGTAAATTATCAGGGGTTTTCTCATCTAATTTAATTAACATTTGATAAGGGGTTTTTATATATTTAATATTTGAAGAGAGTAAGTTGTCATAATCCGAAACAACACTTAAATAATAAGTTTTTTTTGAAATCTTATTTTTGTTTAGTTCTACTTTTATAGAGAACTGTTCTACTTTTTTATTTTTATAATCTTTATATTTTGCTAACTTATAAGTTTTAAAATCTTCAGAAATATATACCTTATCAATTATTCCAAATTTATCAGAAGCAAAAGAAAAAGAATAAAAAATAAAAAAAATAAAAACTATTTTCCTCATAAAATTTCTATCTTATAACCCAATTTAGATATATTTTTTATACTATTTTTAGGAAGTTTCTTTCTTAAATCTCGAACTAAAAGCCTTACTGCATTTTCACTCATATATTCATCAAACCAAATATAGTCTTGTAGTTCATCATAAGAGGCAATATTTGGATATTTTCTACATAATAGTTCTAAAAGTTTGATTTCACTTTTTGTTAATTTAATCTCTTCTTCATCTACCACTAATTTAGATTCAAATAGATTAAAATAACTCTTTTTATCAAAAAATTTTTTATTAGAGTCAGCTTCTAAACAGTTTTTTGCACATTGTAAAAGTAAAGGGAAAATAGTTTCATGTCTAATAGGTTTACTTAAATATTTAACTAAACCTAAATCAATAGCATCTAATAAATACTCTTTATCTGTAAATGCTGTCAAAACAATAAATTGAGTTTTTTTATCCTCTTTTCTAACCTGTCTAATCATATCAAGACCATTTAATTTTGGCATCTTTATATCAGTAATTACTAAATGAGGATGCTCTTTTTCAATAAGATTTATAGCTTCAAAAGCATCTTTAGCTTCATAGACTTCACTAAAAAATCTTTTTAAGTAAGAGATTGCATTTACTCTTATTAATTCTTGGTCTTCTACATATAATACTTTTAATTTTTTATACTTTTCTTCTAACATAAAAAGAATTATAGTATATTTTAATTAAAATTAATAGTTATTATCATAATTGAGAGTTTAACTAAAAAGGAAAGCTCCTTTTTAGCTAATTGTTTTAGAAAGTATATTTTAAAGTAAGCATAACATTTCTTGGATCCCCATATGTCATACTATTTGCCCCTATTCCTGAGTAATATTTTTTATCAAAAACATTATTCACATTTAATTGAAGATTTGTATTACTGTTAAGCTTATAAGAGGCCATTGCATTTGCTATTGCATAAGCTTTTTGTGTAATTTTTTCTGCACCAGCTCCTGTATAAAATTTACTTTTATAATTTACACCTGCTCCAACTTGAAATTTATTCATACTATATTTAGCAAAAAGATTTGCTGTTGTTCTTGAAGCTTTTGTATCAAACTTTTCTCCCTCTGCTGTCTCAGCCTTATAGTTTGCAACTCCAAAACTAAGATTTAAATTATCAGTAATTTGTCCATTTAAATCTAATTCAAAACCTTTACTAACAACACCACTTACTAATTTATAAGGTTGTTTCCCAGCAATTGGAGTACCATCTTCTTCAGCTCCATCTTGTTCTATTCTAAAAACAGATAAAGAAGCATTTAATTTTCCATCAAAATATTCTGCTTTTATACCAGTTTCATAGTTTTTACCCTCAATTGGGTCTAAAAAGTTATCACTTCTATTTTTCTTATCTGAAGGTTTGAAAATACTTGTATAACTTGCATAAATAGAGTGGTTTTTATCTAAATCGTAAACCACTCCTACATAAGGTGTTAACTCATTATCAAATTTTCTTTTTTCTTTTGTTTCATCTGTACTTGAATATTCCCAACTTGAAACTCTTGCTCCTGCAATTAGCTTTAAAGTCTCTGTAAGAGAAAAATTTCCAGCTAAATAAATAGCTTTTTGCTCAATTTCTTCTGGCTCAACTATATAAGGTATATCAGCATTTGAAACTTTTGCTAAAGTTAAATCATAATTAAAAAAGTTTGGTAATGATGAATAATAACCATTTGGATATCTACCTTTATAGTTACTTGTTTTATCTTTATTATATGAAGTTCCAATAATAATCTCTTGTGCTAAGTTTCCAAACTCAAAAGGAAGTTTTAAATTTAAATCTAAATTATGTTGTTTATTAGTTTTATCTGACTCCCAATCCATATATGAAATACCACTTCCATCTGCTTTATTAACTTTTCCTTTAAAATATAACATTGCATTTTTATTATCAATCTCATCATATGAATAAGCAAGGTTTAAAGATATATCTTTATATAAAAGTTGCTCTAAATTTGCAAATATTGATTTTACTTCAGTATCCCAATATGTCCAATCATCAGAAACAGTTAAAGACCTATCAAAATTAGTTTTACTTCCATCACTATAAAAAGCAGGAAGACCACCCCATCTAACACCTTTTCTTTCAATATTTTGATAACTTGCACCAACTGATACAAAAGTAGAATCAGTTAAGTCCATATCTACAACACCATATAAAAGATTATTCTCTTTTTCATATCCATCCATAAAAGAGTTTTTATCCTGATGTTTTGCAATAAGTCTACCTCTAATACTTCCATCACTATTTAAAGCTGATGAAATATCTGTCATAAAACTATAAGCATCCCATGAACCTACAGAAATAGAAGCATCTGCTTTAAACTCTTTACTTGTTGCTCTTTTTCTAACTAAATTTATACTCAATGCAGGATTACCTGCACCAGTAGTAAGTCCATTTGCACCTCTTACAATTTCAACTCTATCAAACATAGCAAGGTCTAAATCTCTATCATTATAAGTTATATAAGTTGGCATACCATCAACTTTATAATAATCAATTTCAAAACCTCTTGCTGTAGTTTTTAACCTCTCATCCCATCTATCTAAAGATACTCCTGTAACATTTGTAAGCATCTCTTGATAAGAAGTTATTCCTAAATCATTTAGCTTTTGTGTTGTAAGTACATTTACTGATTGTGGTGTATGTCTTAATGATAAATTCAACTTTGTAGCACTATTCATTGAATCAACAGTATATGAATTTGTAGTTTCTGAATCATTTGAACTAACTACTTCTACCGTTCCAAGAGATGTTTTTTCTTTATTATTTTCAGCTGCGAATACTGAACCATGGATTAAAAAGGCTGTACAAAAAGATAGCCCTAATATTTTTTGTTTACTTAATTTCACTTATACTCCTTATTGATAACAATTATTAGAATTAAGATATTTTGGAATTATTTCGGATTTAAACTTAGAATAAAATTATGAGTAATAAATACATGATAAGCAAAAAAAAGAACTATTCATTAACTATTTTAATCACATAATTTACACATTTTTTTTAATTAGAATAGTCTATGATTTCTTTTAAAGCACAGAATAAATATAAAAAAATAGATAAAAACTCTTTTACAAATATTTGTAAATGTTTTAGCGAAGATTTAACTGCAAGTGAAGCCTCAACTAAAATAGATATTAGTAGAGTAACAATTAATAAATACTACAAAATTCTAAGAAACTATATTAACCTATACTATTGCCATACTTTAAATAGTTCTCCTAAATATTGCTACTTAAAATATTTTAATTTTAATAAAAATATGATTTTTTACATTGAACACAATAGTGAAATTATTTTATTAAATGATTTTAGGTACTCAATACAAGAAGAGATTAAAAAGAGCCTATTAAACAATAGAAAAATCAATTGTGCAAAATTATTATTAAATGAAAATAAAAATACCTATTTATTATTAGGATATATGAATAAAAAAAATAGTTTAAATACCTATATTTCTGAAAGATTAAAAAAATTCAGAGGTATTAATAAAAATAATATTAACACTCATATTAAAGAATCTATTTTTAGATTCAACAATAAGAATACTCCTATATTCTCGAATTTATCTAGCCTTTTTATCTAAGGTAAAATTCATTGTTACTATTTAATAAACATATAAGTTTATTTTTATTTTCAATTGATTATAATTCTCAAAATTAATACTAAAAGGAATTAGATGAATAAGTTATTTAAAACTATTTTCATTTCATTATTTCTGACATCAAGCCTATTTTCAAATGAGATAGATAAGTCATTAGATGTAATAGAAAATACAAATACTAAACTTAAGACTTATCAAAATAAGATTGACAATGTAGAGTACCAAAGAGAAGAGCTTTTAAGTAAGTATAAATATACAAATGCTGAATTAAAAAGTACTAAAATTTACAATGAACAACTAAGAAAAATTCTTCAATCACAACAAGAAGAGTTAAAAAATATGAATCAACAAATTATTGATATTGAAAATACTCAAAAAAATATTTTCCCACTTATGATTAGTATGGTAGAGAGTCTAAAAAAATTAGTAGAGATGGACACTCCATTTTTAATTGAAGAGAGAACTACAAGAATTAAACAACTTGAATCAAACTTAGATAAAGCAGATATTAAAACAGCAGAAAAATATAGAATTATTTTAGAAGCATTTAAAATTGAGTATGACTATGCAAATAGTATAGAGACATACCAAGATAAAATCGATGGAAAAACATATGATTTTCTTAGACTTGGAAGAACTGCTTTATATTATCAAAGTTTAGATTTTAAAAACTATGGATATTGGAATAATAAAACAAAAACTTGGGAAAAAATTGATAGTTCTAATGCTAAATCAAATATTAGAAGAGGAATTAAAATTGCTCAAAAACATCAAAATGTAGATTTCTTAAATCTTCCATTTCTTACATCGAAGGATAACTAATGTTAAAATATTTATTAGTAACACTACTATTTATAAACCAAGGTTTTGCACTTGATTTAGAGAACTTATTAAAAAATGTAAAAACTACCTCAAATCAAGAATTAATAGCTGAACAACAAAGATTAAAAAATTTTATTGAAAATAAAGAGGAGCAAAAAGAGCTTCTAATAAAAGTAACAAATGAATTAAAAATTGAAAATCTTGAAACTAAAAAATTAAAAAAGATTATTGAAGAGAATGAAAAAGTATTAGCTGAAAAAGAGGCTGAGTTAAATCTAAAAATTGGTGACTTAGGAGAGATGTTTGGAAGTGTTAGACAAACTTCAGCAGACTTTTTAACAAATTACCAAAGAAGTTTTACAGCATCTGAGTTTCCACAAAAAGAAGAGATTTTTACAAAATTTTCAAACTCTAAAAAACTTCCAACAATAGAAGAACTAACTCTATTTTGGCATACAATGTTAGATGAAATTATTCAAAGTGGAAAAGTATCAACTTATCAAGCAAGTGTAATCTTACAAGATGGAGAGAGAACTCTTCAAGATGTTACTAGAATTGGTATTTTTTCTGCATTTTCAAAAGGACAATTTTTAAAATATTCAGATGATATTAACTCTTTAATTGAATTATCAACACAACCTCCTTCAACATTTATATCAAATGCAAAGGATTTTGAAGCAAGTAAAGCAGAGATTAAATCTGTACTTGTAGACCCTACAAGAGGTACACTATTTGAGATGCTTGGAAATAAACCAACATTTATGGATAGAATTCATCAAGGTGGGATTGTAGGATATATAATCATCTTACTAGGTGTTTTAGGTCTTCTATTTGCAGCTTATAAAATTCTATTTTTAAACCTAATTCATACAAAAATTAAAAAACAACAAAAGAACTTAGAAAACTATGATGAGACAAACTCTTTAGGAAAAATTGCAGGGGTATTTTATAAAAATGTAAATGACTCAATCAATGATTTAGAAATCAAAATTGGGGAAGCAATTTTAAAAGAAACAAACCATATCAAAAAAGGTCAAAGCTTTGTAAAGCTTCTTGCAGCAGTAACTCCACTACTTGGATTATTAGGAACTGTTACAGGGATGATTGCAACTTTCCAAGCTATTACTTTATTTGGTACAGGTGACCCAAAACTTATGGCAGGTGGGATTTCAACTGCACTTATTACTACAGTTTTAGGTCTTGTTACAGCTATTCCTTTACTTTTTGCATACACATATATCTCTTCAAAAGCTGAAGCTATTGTATCTGTATTAGAAGAGCAAAGTATAGGAATGTTAGCAAAAACACTTAAATAATATGATTGATTTATATATAGATAACTTCTTTAACTTTTTTGATAAAGGTGGTT
This sequence is a window from Halarcobacter bivalviorum. Protein-coding genes within it:
- a CDS encoding sensor histidine kinase, with translation MRKIVFIFFIFYSFSFASDKFGIIDKVYISEDFKTYKLAKYKDYKNKKVEQFSIKVELNKNKISKKTYYLSVVSDYDNLLSSNIKYIKTPYQMLIKLDEKTPDNLLFFYKYENPKRVGFRLKAISEFEYKYLLPIEGIIYGLAYGIIFCAALYYFIIYLSMKKRCFLFYSTMQLFVLLSLFGFMIVSFKPYPSVFAQTVIDIFENLSFIFTILFAKEILNIKKIYPSALFIIKLFLFINFIDIGIILVLNYSLLYEYMPFYISFLIPTLLGVISILKGDKKAIVYTFGWAFMLSFIFMAEKNLISISGIYTIHFVAPMESLIFSFALAFTLKSFVQEKNEKEKLLIHKNKLASMGEMINNIAHQWRQPLMHLSFINMNLQMASYDKKLSKEYLAEKIEESNKQLEFMSNTIDSFRDFYKPQKEKENFFISKAVKQAVEIMSVLLNKENIEIEVEVKKDKEICAYANEYSQVVLNLITNAKDVLVQRKIAKPKIKITIDSYSNKSFTTVCDNAEGINKVHIEKIFEPYFTTKESGSGIGLYMSKTIISSHFKGELKVENKKEGACFTIEV
- a CDS encoding response regulator transcription factor, which gives rise to MLEEKYKKLKVLYVEDQELIRVNAISYLKRFFSEVYEAKDAFEAINLIEKEHPHLVITDIKMPKLNGLDMIRQVRKEDKKTQFIVLTAFTDKEYLLDAIDLGLVKYLSKPIRHETIFPLLLQCAKNCLEADSNKKFFDKKSYFNLFESKLVVDEEEIKLTKSEIKLLELLCRKYPNIASYDELQDYIWFDEYMSENAVRLLVRDLRKKLPKNSIKNISKLGYKIEIL
- a CDS encoding TonB-dependent siderophore receptor — protein: MKLSKQKILGLSFCTAFLIHGSVFAAENNKEKTSLGTVEVVSSNDSETTNSYTVDSMNSATKLNLSLRHTPQSVNVLTTQKLNDLGITSYQEMLTNVTGVSLDRWDERLKTTARGFEIDYYKVDGMPTYITYNDRDLDLAMFDRVEIVRGANGLTTGAGNPALSINLVRKRATSKEFKADASISVGSWDAYSFMTDISSALNSDGSIRGRLIAKHQDKNSFMDGYEKENNLLYGVVDMDLTDSTFVSVGASYQNIERKGVRWGGLPAFYSDGSKTNFDRSLTVSDDWTYWDTEVKSIFANLEQLLYKDISLNLAYSYDEIDNKNAMLYFKGKVNKADGSGISYMDWESDKTNKQHNLDLNLKLPFEFGNLAQEIIIGTSYNKDKTSNYKGRYPNGYYSSLPNFFNYDLTLAKVSNADIPYIVEPEEIEQKAIYLAGNFSLTETLKLIAGARVSSWEYSSTDETKEKRKFDNELTPYVGVVYDLDKNHSIYASYTSIFKPSDKKNRSDNFLDPIEGKNYETGIKAEYFDGKLNASLSVFRIEQDGAEEDGTPIAGKQPYKLVSGVVSKGFELDLNGQITDNLNLSFGVANYKAETAEGEKFDTKASRTTANLFAKYSMNKFQVGAGVNYKSKFYTGAGAEKITQKAYAIANAMASYKLNSNTNLQLNVNNVFDKKYYSGIGANSMTYGDPRNVMLTLKYTF
- a CDS encoding DUF3450 domain-containing protein gives rise to the protein MNKLFKTIFISLFLTSSLFSNEIDKSLDVIENTNTKLKTYQNKIDNVEYQREELLSKYKYTNAELKSTKIYNEQLRKILQSQQEELKNMNQQIIDIENTQKNIFPLMISMVESLKKLVEMDTPFLIEERTTRIKQLESNLDKADIKTAEKYRIILEAFKIEYDYANSIETYQDKIDGKTYDFLRLGRTALYYQSLDFKNYGYWNNKTKTWEKIDSSNAKSNIRRGIKIAQKHQNVDFLNLPFLTSKDN
- a CDS encoding MotA/TolQ/ExbB proton channel family protein, whose protein sequence is MLKYLLVTLLFINQGFALDLENLLKNVKTTSNQELIAEQQRLKNFIENKEEQKELLIKVTNELKIENLETKKLKKIIEENEKVLAEKEAELNLKIGDLGEMFGSVRQTSADFLTNYQRSFTASEFPQKEEIFTKFSNSKKLPTIEELTLFWHTMLDEIIQSGKVSTYQASVILQDGERTLQDVTRIGIFSAFSKGQFLKYSDDINSLIELSTQPPSTFISNAKDFEASKAEIKSVLVDPTRGTLFEMLGNKPTFMDRIHQGGIVGYIIILLGVLGLLFAAYKILFLNLIHTKIKKQQKNLENYDETNSLGKIAGVFYKNVNDSINDLEIKIGEAILKETNHIKKGQSFVKLLAAVTPLLGLLGTVTGMIATFQAITLFGTGDPKLMAGGISTALITTVLGLVTAIPLLFAYTYISSKAEAIVSVLEEQSIGMLAKTLK